A window of Pantoea agglomerans contains these coding sequences:
- the lptG gene encoding LPS export ABC transporter permease LptG, producing the protein MFRVLDRYIGKTIFNTIMLTLFMLVSLSGIIKFVDQLRKTGQGAYTALAAGYYTLLSVPKDIEIFFPMAALLGALLGLGTLAQRSELVVMQAAGFTRMQVALSVMKTAIPLVLLTMAIGEFLAPAGEQMARNYRATQLYGGALVSTQNGLWAKDGNNFIYIERVRGDNQLDGVSIYNFSDDRRLKSVRYAASATWDQANKRWNLAQVDESDLNDPKQISGSQSLSGEWKTSLTPDKLGVVALDPDALSIRGLYNYSKYLKQSGQESGRYRLNMWSKIFQPLSVAVMMLMALSFIFGPLRSVSMGVRVVTGISFGFLFYVLDQIFGPLSLVYGLPPVMGAILPSAAFFAISLFLLIKRR; encoded by the coding sequence ATGTTTCGCGTTCTCGACCGTTATATCGGTAAAACCATTTTCAATACCATCATGTTGACGCTGTTCATGCTGGTGTCGCTCTCCGGCATCATCAAGTTCGTCGATCAGCTGCGCAAGACCGGGCAGGGCGCCTATACCGCGCTCGCCGCCGGTTACTACACGCTGCTCAGCGTGCCGAAGGATATTGAGATCTTCTTCCCTATGGCGGCGCTGCTTGGCGCGCTGCTCGGCCTGGGCACGCTGGCGCAGCGCAGCGAGCTGGTAGTGATGCAGGCGGCGGGCTTTACCCGCATGCAGGTGGCGCTGTCGGTGATGAAAACCGCTATTCCGCTGGTGCTGCTGACCATGGCGATTGGCGAGTTTCTGGCCCCGGCGGGCGAGCAGATGGCGCGCAACTACCGCGCAACGCAGCTTTACGGCGGCGCGCTGGTGTCGACGCAGAACGGCCTGTGGGCGAAAGATGGCAATAACTTTATCTATATCGAACGGGTGCGCGGCGATAACCAGCTCGACGGCGTCAGCATCTATAACTTCAGCGACGATCGTCGTCTGAAGAGCGTGCGCTACGCCGCCAGCGCGACCTGGGACCAGGCGAACAAACGCTGGAATCTGGCGCAGGTGGATGAGTCAGATCTCAACGACCCGAAGCAGATTAGCGGCTCGCAGAGCCTGAGCGGCGAATGGAAAACCAGCCTGACGCCGGATAAGCTCGGCGTGGTGGCGCTCGATCCCGACGCGCTGTCGATTCGCGGCCTCTATAACTACAGTAAGTATCTGAAGCAGAGCGGCCAGGAGTCGGGACGCTACCGGCTCAATATGTGGAGCAAGATTTTCCAGCCGCTGTCGGTGGCGGTCATGATGCTGATGGCGCTGTCGTTTATCTTCGGTCCGCTGCGCAGCGTGTCGATGGGCGTGCGTGTGGTAACGGGCATCAGCTTCGGCTTCCTGTTCTACGTGCTGGACCAGATTTTTGGCCCGCTGAGCCTGGTTTACGGCCTGCCGCCGGTGATGGGGGCCATCCTGCCCAGCGCCGCGTTCTTCGCCATTAGCCTGTTCCTGCTGATTAAGCGGCGCTAA
- the lptF gene encoding LPS export ABC transporter permease LptF — protein sequence MIIIRYLVRETLKSQLAILFILLLIFFCQKLVRILGAAVDGEIPTNLVLTLLGLGVPEMAQLILPLSLFLAILMTLGKLYTDSEITVMHACGLGKSVLVKAAMVLMLLTSVVAAVNVIWLGPWSSRYQDEVTQNAKANPGAAALAAGQFQSSSDGNSVLFIENVKGNQFGNVFLAQLRAKGNARPSVVLADSGHMEQHKDGSQVVTLDKGTRFEGTAMLRDFRITDFTNYQARVGYKEATLDPNDAEQSDLTTLLSNDTPAFRSELHWRFTLIFAVLVMALMVVPLSVVNPRQGRVLSMLPAMLLYLIFFLLQSSLKSNAAKGRLDPAIWMWVVNISYLLLAVALNLWDTVPMRRVRARFSRGGSV from the coding sequence GTGATCATCATTAGATATCTGGTTCGGGAAACGCTCAAAAGCCAGCTGGCTATCCTTTTCATCCTGCTGCTTATCTTCTTTTGTCAGAAGTTAGTGCGGATTTTAGGGGCTGCGGTGGACGGCGAAATCCCAACAAATCTCGTTCTGACTCTGTTAGGGCTTGGCGTGCCTGAAATGGCACAACTTATTCTGCCGTTAAGCCTGTTTCTGGCGATCCTGATGACGCTGGGCAAGCTCTATACCGACAGCGAAATCACCGTAATGCACGCCTGCGGATTAGGCAAAAGCGTGCTGGTGAAGGCGGCGATGGTGTTGATGCTGCTCACCTCCGTTGTGGCGGCGGTCAACGTGATCTGGCTCGGCCCCTGGTCCTCGCGCTATCAGGACGAGGTGACGCAAAACGCCAAAGCCAACCCTGGCGCGGCGGCGCTTGCGGCTGGGCAGTTCCAGAGCTCCAGCGACGGCAACTCGGTGCTGTTTATTGAAAACGTCAAGGGCAACCAGTTCGGCAACGTCTTCCTGGCGCAGCTGCGCGCCAAAGGCAACGCACGGCCGTCGGTGGTGCTGGCGGACAGCGGCCATATGGAGCAGCACAAAGACGGCTCACAGGTGGTGACGCTGGATAAAGGCACCCGCTTCGAAGGCACGGCGATGCTGCGCGACTTCCGCATTACCGACTTCACCAACTATCAGGCGCGCGTCGGCTATAAAGAGGCGACGCTCGATCCAAACGACGCCGAGCAGTCCGATCTCACTACGCTGCTCAGCAACGATACCCCGGCGTTCCGCTCGGAGCTGCACTGGCGCTTTACGCTGATTTTCGCGGTGCTGGTGATGGCGCTGATGGTGGTGCCGCTCAGCGTGGTCAACCCGCGTCAGGGACGCGTGCTGTCGATGCTGCCCGCGATGCTGCTCTATCTGATCTTCTTCCTGCTGCAGAGCTCGCTGAAGTCGAATGCGGCGAAAGGGCGGCTCGATCCGGCGATCTGGATGTGGGTGGTGAATATCAGCTATCTGCTGCTGGCGGTAGCCCTTAACCTGTGGGATACGGTGCCGATGCGCCGCGTGCGCGCCCGCTTCAGCCGCGGAGGTTCCGTCTGA
- the pepA gene encoding leucyl aminopeptidase, whose amino-acid sequence MEFSVKSGSPEKQRSACIVVGVFEPRRLSPIAEQLDKISDGYISALLRRGELEGKVGQTLLLHHVPNILSERILLIGCGKERELDERQYKQVIQKTINTLNDTGSMEAVCFLTELHVKSRNTYWKVRQAVETSKEALYNFDQLKSNKTEPRRPLRKLVFNVPTRRELTSGERAIQHGLAVAAGVKAAKDLGNMPPNICNAAYLASQARQLADAYSKNVTTRVIGEQQMKELGMNAYLAVGAGSQNESLMSVIEYKGNPDAEARPIVLVGKGLTFDSGGISIKPSDSMDEMKYDMCGAASVYGVMRMVAELNLPLNVVGVLAGCENMPDGRAMRPGDVLTTMSGQTVEVLNTDAEGRLVLCDALTYVERFDPEVVIDVATLTGACVIALGHHVSGLLSNHNPLAHELIGASEQSGDRAWRLPMADEYQEQLESNFADMANIGGRPGGAITAACFLARFARKYNWAHLDIAGTAWRSGKAKGATGRPVPMLSQFLLNRAGLNGDD is encoded by the coding sequence ATGGAGTTCAGTGTAAAAAGCGGAAGCCCGGAAAAACAGCGCAGCGCCTGCATTGTTGTCGGTGTTTTCGAGCCGCGTCGTCTGTCGCCGATCGCCGAGCAGTTAGACAAAATCAGCGATGGCTACATCAGCGCCCTGCTGCGCCGCGGCGAGCTGGAAGGCAAAGTGGGCCAGACCCTGCTGCTGCATCATGTACCCAACATTCTTTCCGAGCGCATTCTGCTGATTGGCTGCGGCAAAGAGCGCGAGCTGGATGAGCGCCAGTACAAACAGGTGATCCAGAAGACCATCAACACGCTGAACGACACCGGCTCGATGGAAGCGGTCTGCTTTTTAACCGAGCTACATGTGAAAAGCCGCAATACCTACTGGAAAGTGCGTCAGGCGGTCGAAACCTCCAAAGAAGCGCTTTATAACTTCGACCAGCTGAAAAGCAACAAAACCGAGCCGCGCCGTCCGCTGCGCAAGCTGGTGTTCAACGTGCCGACGCGCCGCGAACTCACCAGCGGCGAGCGCGCTATCCAGCACGGCCTGGCGGTCGCCGCCGGCGTGAAGGCGGCAAAAGATCTCGGCAATATGCCACCCAACATCTGTAATGCGGCCTATCTCGCCTCGCAGGCGCGCCAGCTGGCGGACGCCTACAGCAAAAACGTCACCACGCGCGTCATCGGCGAACAGCAGATGAAAGAGCTGGGCATGAACGCCTATCTCGCGGTGGGCGCCGGCTCGCAGAACGAGTCGCTGATGTCGGTCATTGAGTACAAAGGCAACCCGGACGCAGAAGCGCGCCCTATCGTGCTGGTGGGCAAAGGGCTGACCTTCGACTCCGGCGGCATCTCCATCAAGCCGTCAGATTCGATGGATGAGATGAAATATGACATGTGCGGCGCGGCGTCGGTTTACGGCGTGATGCGCATGGTGGCCGAGCTGAACCTGCCGCTTAACGTGGTGGGCGTGCTGGCAGGCTGCGAAAACATGCCGGACGGCCGCGCCATGCGCCCGGGCGATGTGCTGACCACCATGTCCGGCCAGACGGTAGAAGTGCTGAATACCGACGCGGAAGGCCGTCTGGTGCTGTGCGACGCGCTGACCTACGTAGAGCGCTTCGATCCGGAAGTGGTCATCGATGTCGCAACCCTGACCGGCGCCTGCGTTATTGCGCTCGGCCATCACGTCAGCGGCCTGCTGTCGAACCACAATCCGCTGGCGCACGAGCTGATCGGCGCCTCCGAGCAGTCCGGCGACCGCGCCTGGCGTCTGCCGATGGCGGACGAGTATCAGGAGCAGCTGGAATCGAACTTTGCCGATATGGCGAATATCGGCGGCCGTCCCGGCGGCGCCATCACCGCCGCCTGCTTCCTGGCGCGCTTTGCCCGCAAATATAACTGGGCGCATCTGGATATCGCCGGCACTGCCTGGCGTTCGGGCAAAGCCAAAGGCGCGACCGGTCGTCCGGTGCCGATGCTGTCACAGTTCCTGCTGAACCGCGCCGGTCTTAACGGCGATGACTAA
- a CDS encoding DNA polymerase III subunit chi, producing the protein MKNATFYVMETDSPSEELSAIEALVCDLAETRWRAGKRILIACEDEQQAIRLDEALWQRPANAFVPHNLAGEGPRYGAPVELAWPQRRGSSPRDLLISLLPQFADFATAFHEVIDFVPYEESQKQLARDRYKAYRSVGFQLNTATPPQPQTT; encoded by the coding sequence ATGAAAAACGCAACCTTCTACGTAATGGAAACGGACTCGCCCAGCGAAGAGCTGAGCGCCATCGAGGCGCTGGTGTGCGATCTGGCGGAAACGCGCTGGCGGGCGGGCAAACGCATTTTGATCGCCTGTGAAGACGAACAGCAGGCCATTCGGCTCGACGAGGCGCTGTGGCAGCGCCCGGCCAACGCCTTCGTGCCGCACAATCTGGCGGGTGAAGGTCCGCGCTACGGCGCGCCGGTCGAGCTCGCCTGGCCGCAGCGTCGCGGCAGCTCGCCGCGCGATCTGCTGATTAGCCTGCTGCCGCAGTTTGCAGATTTTGCTACTGCTTTCCATGAAGTGATAGACTTCGTACCCTACGAAGAGTCTCAGAAACAGCTGGCGCGCGACCGCTATAAAGCGTACCGCAGCGTTGGTTTCCAATTGAATACGGCCACGCCGCCGCAGCCGCAAACGACATAG
- a CDS encoding valine--tRNA ligase has product MEKTYNPQDIEQPLYEHWEEQGYFKPNGDTSQESFCIMIPPPNVTGSLHMGHAFQQTIMDTMIRYQRMQGKNTLWQVGTDHAGIATQMVVERKIAAEEGKTRQDYGRDAFIEKIWQWKAESGGTITRQMRRLGNSVDWERERFTMDEGLSNAVKEVFVRLHKENLIYRGKRLVNWDPKLRTAISDLEVENRESKGSMWHIRYPLADGVKTAEGKDYLVVATTRPETLLGDTGVAVNPEDPRYKDLIGKEVILPLVNRRIPIVGDEHADMEKGTGCVKITPAHDFNDYEVGRRHKLPMINILTFDGDIRERAQVYDTNGEVSDACSDEIPAQFQKMERFAARKAIVAAVDELGLLDEIKPHDLTVPYGDRGGVVIEPMLTDQWYVRTAPLAKVAVEAVENGDIQFVPKQYENMYFSWMRDIQDWCISRQLWWGHRIPAWYDNDGNVYVGRSEEEVRSENNLGADVALRQDEDVLDTWFSSGLWTFSTLGWPENTEALRQFHPTSVLVSGFDIIFFWIARMIMLTMHFLKDENGKPQVPFKTVYMTGLIRDEEGQKMSKSKGNVIDPLDMVDGISLEDLLEKRTGNMMQPQLAEKIRKRTEKQFPQGIEPSGTDALRFTLAALASTGRDINWDMKRLEGYRNFCNKLWNASRFVLMNTEDQDCGQNGGEMTLSLADRWILAEFNSTVKAYREALDSYRFDIAANILYDFTWNQFCDWYLELTKPVMNSGSEAELRGTRNTLVTVLEALLRLAHPIIPFITETIWQRVKVLKNISDDTIMLQPFPQYDAAKEDAEAMADVEWMKQAIVAVRNIRAEMNIALSKPLDVLLRDCSPAALRRVEANRTFLSRLARLESLTILPAGEKGPVSVTKIIEGAELLIPMAGLVDKAAELDRLAKELGKLDVEIEKIQTKLANEGFVSRAPEAVVAKERERVAELEQSKAKLIEQQAVIAAL; this is encoded by the coding sequence ATGGAAAAAACATATAACCCGCAAGATATCGAGCAGCCGCTTTACGAGCACTGGGAAGAGCAAGGCTATTTCAAGCCTAACGGCGATACCAGCCAGGAAAGCTTCTGCATAATGATCCCGCCGCCGAACGTCACCGGCAGCCTGCACATGGGTCACGCTTTCCAGCAGACCATCATGGACACCATGATCCGCTACCAGCGCATGCAGGGGAAAAACACGCTGTGGCAGGTAGGTACCGATCATGCGGGCATCGCCACTCAGATGGTGGTGGAGCGCAAGATCGCCGCCGAAGAGGGCAAAACGCGCCAGGATTACGGCCGCGACGCCTTTATCGAGAAGATTTGGCAGTGGAAGGCGGAGTCGGGCGGCACCATTACCCGCCAGATGCGTCGCCTCGGCAACTCCGTGGACTGGGAGCGCGAGCGCTTCACCATGGATGAAGGCCTCTCCAACGCGGTGAAAGAGGTGTTCGTTCGCCTGCATAAAGAGAACCTTATCTATCGCGGCAAACGCCTGGTGAACTGGGATCCGAAACTGCGCACCGCGATTTCCGATCTGGAAGTGGAAAACCGCGAGAGCAAAGGCTCTATGTGGCATATCCGCTATCCGCTGGCGGACGGCGTGAAAACCGCTGAAGGCAAAGATTATCTGGTGGTGGCCACCACCCGTCCGGAAACCCTGCTGGGCGATACCGGCGTGGCGGTCAACCCGGAAGACCCGCGCTACAAAGATCTGATCGGCAAAGAGGTGATCCTGCCGCTGGTCAACCGTCGCATTCCCATCGTGGGCGACGAGCACGCGGATATGGAGAAAGGCACCGGCTGCGTGAAGATCACCCCGGCGCACGACTTCAACGACTATGAGGTCGGCCGTCGCCACAAGCTGCCGATGATCAACATCCTGACCTTTGACGGCGATATCCGCGAACGCGCCCAGGTGTACGACACCAACGGCGAAGTCAGCGACGCCTGCTCGGATGAGATCCCGGCGCAGTTCCAGAAAATGGAGCGCTTCGCCGCGCGCAAGGCGATTGTCGCCGCCGTGGACGAGCTGGGCCTGCTGGACGAGATTAAACCACACGACCTGACCGTGCCTTACGGCGATCGCGGCGGCGTTGTCATCGAGCCGATGCTGACCGACCAGTGGTACGTGCGTACCGCGCCGCTGGCGAAAGTCGCGGTCGAGGCGGTCGAGAACGGCGATATCCAGTTCGTGCCGAAGCAGTATGAAAACATGTACTTCTCCTGGATGCGTGACATTCAGGACTGGTGTATCTCCCGTCAGCTCTGGTGGGGCCACCGTATTCCAGCCTGGTACGACAACGACGGCAACGTCTATGTTGGCCGCAGCGAAGAGGAAGTGCGCAGCGAAAACAACCTGGGCGCGGACGTGGCGCTGCGTCAGGATGAAGACGTGCTCGACACCTGGTTCTCCTCTGGGCTGTGGACCTTCTCGACCCTCGGCTGGCCGGAGAACACCGAGGCGCTGCGCCAGTTCCACCCGACAAGCGTGCTGGTGAGCGGCTTCGACATTATCTTCTTCTGGATTGCCCGCATGATCATGCTGACCATGCACTTCCTCAAAGATGAGAACGGCAAGCCGCAGGTGCCGTTCAAGACCGTCTATATGACCGGTCTGATCCGCGACGAAGAAGGCCAGAAGATGTCGAAATCCAAAGGCAACGTTATCGATCCGCTGGATATGGTCGACGGCATCTCGCTGGAAGATCTGCTGGAGAAACGTACCGGTAATATGATGCAGCCGCAGCTGGCGGAGAAGATCCGCAAGCGCACCGAGAAGCAGTTCCCGCAAGGTATTGAGCCGTCGGGCACCGACGCGCTGCGCTTTACCCTGGCGGCGCTCGCCTCCACCGGTCGCGACATCAACTGGGATATGAAGCGTCTGGAAGGCTACCGCAACTTCTGTAACAAGCTGTGGAACGCCAGCCGCTTCGTGCTGATGAACACCGAAGATCAGGATTGCGGTCAGAACGGCGGCGAGATGACGCTGTCGCTGGCGGATCGCTGGATCCTCGCCGAGTTCAACAGCACGGTGAAAGCGTACCGCGAAGCGCTGGACAGCTACCGCTTCGATATCGCTGCGAATATTCTTTATGACTTCACCTGGAACCAGTTCTGCGACTGGTACCTGGAGCTGACCAAGCCGGTGATGAACAGCGGCAGCGAAGCGGAGCTGCGCGGCACGCGCAACACGCTGGTGACGGTGCTGGAAGCGCTGCTGCGCCTCGCCCACCCGATTATTCCGTTTATCACCGAGACCATCTGGCAGCGCGTGAAGGTGCTGAAGAACATCAGCGACGACACCATTATGCTGCAGCCTTTCCCGCAGTACGACGCGGCGAAAGAGGATGCGGAAGCGATGGCGGACGTGGAGTGGATGAAGCAGGCGATCGTCGCGGTACGTAATATCCGCGCCGAGATGAATATCGCCCTGAGCAAACCGCTCGACGTGCTGCTGCGCGACTGCTCTCCTGCGGCGCTGCGCCGTGTAGAGGCGAACCGCACCTTCCTGTCGCGCCTGGCGCGTCTGGAGAGCCTGACCATTCTGCCGGCAGGCGAAAAAGGCCCGGTTTCGGTGACGAAAATCATCGAAGGCGCCGAGCTGCTGATCCCGATGGCGGGCCTGGTGGATAAGGCGGCGGAGCTGGATCGTCTGGCGAAAGAGCTGGGCAAGCTCGACGTTGAGATTGAGAAGATCCAGACCAAGCTAGCGAACGAAGGCTTTGTCTCACGCGCACCAGAAGCGGTCGTGGCCAAAGAGCGCGAGCGCGTTGCCGAGCTGGAGCAGTCGAAAGCGAAGCTGATTGAACAGCAGGCGGTGATTGCGGCGCTCTGA
- a CDS encoding antitoxin encodes MHTTHLRKVGGSVMLAVPPALLDILQLSADAQVGLTVDNGRLIIEPKPVPSYTLSELLAKCDPNAELTDEDRQWLNATPVGKEEL; translated from the coding sequence ATGCATACGACCCATCTTCGTAAAGTAGGCGGCTCTGTTATGTTAGCCGTCCCCCCCGCTCTGCTCGATATCCTTCAGCTCAGTGCCGATGCGCAGGTTGGTCTTACCGTCGATAACGGCCGTCTGATTATCGAACCTAAACCTGTTCCCAGCTACACGTTGTCTGAGTTGCTGGCTAAATGCGACCCCAATGCGGAACTGACGGATGAAGATCGTCAGTGGCTTAATGCCACGCCAGTAGGTAAAGAGGAACTCTAA
- a CDS encoding type II toxin-antitoxin system PemK/MazF family toxin, whose translation MERGEIWLVSLDPTAGHEQQGTRPVLIVSPAAFNQLTQTPVVLPITTGGSFARTAGFAVSLDEAGTRTRGVIRCDQPRAIDMRARQGKRLEKIPADVMAEVQAILRAILI comes from the coding sequence ATGGAGCGCGGCGAAATCTGGCTGGTTTCACTCGATCCTACAGCCGGTCATGAGCAACAAGGCACGCGTCCCGTATTGATAGTCTCGCCTGCGGCTTTTAATCAGCTAACGCAAACACCCGTTGTATTACCCATAACAACTGGCGGAAGTTTTGCCCGTACCGCAGGCTTCGCAGTATCACTCGATGAGGCTGGTACACGTACCCGAGGCGTTATTCGCTGTGATCAGCCACGTGCGATTGATATGCGAGCTCGTCAAGGTAAGCGGCTGGAGAAAATTCCAGCCGACGTGATGGCAGAGGTACAGGCAATTTTGCGTGCGATACTCATTTAA
- a CDS encoding GNAT family N-acetyltransferase: MILETQPSLKLRPISAADNSHIAQVIRTVSAEFGLTADKGYTVADPQLDSLYELYSAEHSAYWIVEHQGKVMGGGGVAPLACSAPDICELQKMYFLPEVRGFGVARELALRAMEHARQRGFRRCYLETTGSLTRAIRLYESLGFEHIDNALGCTGHVDCEVRMLKTL, translated from the coding sequence ATGATCCTTGAAACTCAGCCTTCACTTAAGCTGCGCCCCATCAGCGCCGCCGACAATTCCCATATCGCCCAGGTCATCCGCACCGTCTCGGCGGAGTTCGGCCTGACCGCGGACAAAGGCTATACCGTGGCCGATCCGCAGCTCGACAGCCTGTATGAACTCTACAGCGCCGAGCACAGCGCCTACTGGATTGTTGAGCATCAGGGAAAAGTCATGGGCGGTGGCGGCGTCGCTCCCCTCGCCTGCAGCGCGCCCGATATCTGTGAGCTGCAGAAAATGTATTTCCTGCCAGAGGTGCGCGGCTTTGGCGTGGCGCGCGAGCTGGCGCTGCGCGCGATGGAGCATGCGCGTCAGCGCGGCTTCCGCCGCTGCTATCTGGAAACCACCGGCAGCCTGACGCGCGCGATCAGGCTCTACGAATCTCTGGGCTTCGAACATATTGATAACGCACTGGGCTGTACAGGCCATGTGGACTGCGAAGTCCGTATGCTGAAAACGCTATAG
- a CDS encoding histidine phosphatase family protein has protein sequence MKIVLKTLFAIALLLGGTISSAWAADVMLYVTRHGKTMFNTVERAQGWSDTPLTPAGVAVAEQLGRGLQPLTFIAAWSSDAGRARETAQLVMKTWKNPPLLQEKKGLREVCFGLYEGDLNKNMITAAAHQAGYSSDAALMEAYSAGKIDIAGIIDAIKRAEASGSPALEGMKSTVQAESAQQVAKRMVESMTDIARQAQQQGGGNVLVVSHGLAISSLLQALGDKGSNQPLKNASVSLLRYTDSGRFVIESVNDMRYVERGL, from the coding sequence ATGAAAATCGTGCTTAAGACCCTCTTTGCTATCGCGCTGTTGTTGGGCGGCACTATCAGCAGCGCCTGGGCAGCCGATGTGATGCTCTATGTGACGCGTCATGGCAAGACGATGTTCAATACGGTGGAGCGCGCGCAGGGATGGTCCGATACGCCGCTGACGCCCGCTGGCGTGGCGGTTGCCGAGCAGCTGGGGCGAGGATTGCAGCCGCTTACCTTTATCGCTGCCTGGTCCAGCGACGCGGGCAGGGCGAGAGAGACGGCGCAGCTGGTAATGAAAACATGGAAAAATCCGCCGCTACTCCAGGAGAAGAAAGGTTTACGCGAGGTGTGCTTTGGCCTGTACGAGGGGGACCTGAATAAAAACATGATTACGGCCGCAGCGCATCAGGCGGGCTATAGCTCGGACGCCGCGCTGATGGAGGCGTACAGCGCCGGTAAGATCGATATTGCTGGCATCATCGATGCGATTAAACGGGCGGAAGCGTCAGGCTCGCCGGCGCTGGAGGGGATGAAGTCAACCGTGCAGGCGGAAAGCGCTCAGCAGGTAGCAAAACGTATGGTGGAGAGCATGACTGACATAGCGCGACAGGCTCAGCAGCAGGGCGGCGGCAACGTGCTTGTGGTCAGCCACGGTCTGGCTATTTCGTCGCTGCTACAGGCGCTGGGCGATAAAGGATCAAATCAGCCGCTAAAAAACGCCAGCGTCTCCCTGCTGCGCTACACCGACAGCGGCAGGTTCGTGATTGAGTCTGTTAACGATATGCGCTACGTCGAGCGCGGGCTATAG
- the miaE gene encoding tRNA isopentenyl-2-thiomethyl-A-37 hydroxylase MiaE produces MNYAPLLEPVYQFLLCRTPQAWIDEARKPENLTLLLTDHLVCELKAAQTATWLIRKYVADKPSGEAILAWLKPYEDFIFREHPDSQFIQAHKNLSKSIIVRNELPWADDLVEKMVLLIKEELHHFYQVWEIMQARGLPYKKITSSRYAKGLLREITTHEPDTLVDKLICGAYIEARSCERFASLAPWLDAELEKFYISLLRSEARHYQDYLALAAQISPKDITPRVRAIGEAEAKLISEPDTELRFHSGVPAW; encoded by the coding sequence ATGAACTACGCACCGCTGCTCGAACCCGTCTATCAGTTTTTACTCTGCCGCACGCCGCAAGCCTGGATTGACGAGGCGCGCAAACCGGAAAATCTGACGCTGCTGCTGACCGACCATCTGGTTTGCGAACTGAAAGCGGCGCAGACCGCCACCTGGCTGATCCGTAAATATGTCGCCGACAAGCCGAGCGGCGAAGCGATCCTCGCCTGGCTTAAGCCCTACGAAGATTTTATTTTCCGCGAGCACCCCGACAGCCAGTTTATCCAGGCGCATAAAAACCTCTCCAAAAGCATCATCGTGCGCAATGAGCTGCCCTGGGCGGACGATCTGGTGGAGAAGATGGTGCTGCTGATTAAAGAGGAGCTGCACCACTTTTATCAGGTGTGGGAGATTATGCAGGCGCGCGGTTTGCCCTATAAAAAGATCACCTCAAGCCGCTACGCCAAAGGGCTGCTGCGGGAGATCACTACGCACGAGCCCGATACGCTGGTGGACAAGCTGATTTGCGGCGCCTATATCGAGGCGCGCTCCTGCGAGCGCTTTGCCAGTCTGGCGCCCTGGCTGGACGCGGAGCTGGAGAAGTTCTATATCTCGCTGCTGCGTTCGGAAGCGCGCCACTATCAGGACTATTTAGCCCTGGCAGCGCAGATCTCGCCGAAAGATATCACGCCGCGCGTGCGGGCGATTGGCGAAGCAGAGGCGAAGCTGATTAGCGAACCGGATACGGAGCTGCGTTTTCACAGCGGCGTGCCGGCGTGGTAA
- the rraB gene encoding ribonuclease E inhibitor RraB, whose protein sequence is MAYEALLEEQREETRLIIDELLEDGSDPDALYTIEHHLSCNNFDSLEKAAVDAFKLGYEVTEPEELELEDGTTVMCVDILSESALKPELIDAQVEQLVNLVGKYNVDYDGWGTYFEDPDAEDEDDDEDGDIIDGDEDNGVRH, encoded by the coding sequence ATGGCATATGAAGCATTGCTGGAAGAGCAGCGTGAAGAGACACGCCTGATCATTGATGAGCTGCTGGAAGATGGCAGCGATCCGGATGCGCTCTATACCATTGAACATCATCTCTCCTGCAACAACTTCGACTCGCTGGAAAAAGCGGCCGTTGATGCGTTCAAGCTGGGCTATGAAGTGACCGAGCCGGAAGAGCTGGAGCTGGAGGATGGCACCACGGTGATGTGTGTCGATATCCTGAGCGAGTCGGCGCTGAAGCCTGAGCTGATTGACGCGCAGGTTGAGCAGCTGGTGAATCTGGTCGGCAAATATAACGTCGATTATGACGGCTGGGGCACCTACTTCGAAGATCCCGACGCTGAAGACGAAGATGACGACGAAGACGGCGACATTATCGACGGCGACGAAGATAACGGCGTACGCCACTGA